In Nitrospira sp., one genomic interval encodes:
- a CDS encoding Mov34/MPN/PAD-1 family protein, translating to MPKMTGRPPLRYRVAETGHTLLFTEDAVKHFRRHRQRWSWRAEAGGQLFAKLSPSQIEISKATGPYTSDSRGRYFFRPDRGKENSDIEACFMQGLHYVGDWHTHPQRHPEPSSEDLSRIADSFKKSTHELVGFVLVIVGTANHADGLWVGWHDGTYSSRLVEEIQLGSGQRLS from the coding sequence ATGCCAAAAATGACAGGTCGGCCGCCGCTCCGCTATCGGGTTGCAGAGACCGGTCACACACTTCTCTTCACCGAAGACGCGGTCAAGCACTTTCGGCGCCATCGTCAGCGCTGGTCATGGCGCGCTGAGGCGGGAGGACAGTTGTTCGCAAAGCTGTCTCCCTCGCAGATTGAAATCTCTAAAGCAACGGGGCCCTATACAAGTGACAGTCGAGGACGGTACTTTTTTCGTCCTGATCGTGGAAAGGAGAACAGTGATATAGAAGCCTGCTTCATGCAGGGCCTGCACTATGTCGGTGATTGGCATACACATCCACAGAGGCACCCTGAACCTTCCAGCGAAGATTTGAGTAGAATTGCTGACTCCTTCAAGAAATCCACACATGAGCTCGTCGGGTTCGTCTTGGTCATCGTAGGGACCGCTAACCATGCTGATGGATTATGGGTCGGTTGGCATGATGGTACCTACTCCTCACGACTCGTTGAAGAGATACAGCTGGGGTCGGGACAACGCTTATCATAA
- a CDS encoding ThiF family adenylyltransferase, whose translation MPDWPLAAWHRKAVAALAAYIQNHTPPGRELSSSELGRSSSPSRGWRISTEVNGQSFELDIIVDLHFPFSLPSIFLVGQDRFLSWPHVEQSGKLCLLPEHAGFEISTDVRLIDHLVQNARDLIRQCLDGSNRADLATEVISYWGAGLNDAKVKRFWSILKPVGPTRSIAYWEGQRFVLLAETAEKGRTWLEHFKGEFTGSRFSFSSGIFLWLPAPLYPEQYPANNTFLREIAKKLGQHSVDVLVKVIKSSQEGFPVVFGFDVGQDSVLAGAWSLPLNHSIPHHNARSSLTRGFRSGKIPPAVIARRYLASPGVLEKRRVQRCDRAWIHARGGDAKAARHVHKRIMLIGCGALGSQIAELLAQGGVGRLVLVDHDTLSWDNVGRHILGGPGQVGTNKAEAIGKELQQRFPELDIVAAGRRWQDVYQQKEQLFRECDVIVSTTGDWASEAALNLLARRSPHFPPVVFGWSEAYACAGHAVAVLDMGGCLTCGMDGLGTFQHSPISWSVTPIPQREPGCGGFFQPFGSIATNPINAMIASTALDVLEGTIARSHHRLWVGSSEALTSHGAQWSEAWIARYGEIGTGERVYRLAWPVQEHCPLCQK comes from the coding sequence ATGCCTGATTGGCCGCTTGCGGCCTGGCACCGAAAGGCCGTAGCCGCACTTGCTGCGTATATTCAGAATCACACACCTCCCGGCCGAGAGCTATCTTCCTCAGAACTGGGTCGGTCTAGTTCGCCATCTAGGGGATGGCGGATCTCGACTGAGGTCAACGGCCAATCGTTTGAACTGGACATCATCGTCGATCTTCACTTTCCCTTCTCGCTGCCCAGCATCTTTCTCGTTGGCCAAGACCGTTTCCTCAGCTGGCCGCACGTCGAACAAAGCGGGAAGCTGTGCCTCCTTCCGGAACACGCCGGTTTTGAAATATCTACGGATGTGCGGCTTATCGACCATTTGGTCCAGAACGCCCGTGACTTGATTCGCCAGTGTCTGGACGGCTCCAATCGGGCGGATTTAGCCACCGAAGTCATCAGCTACTGGGGCGCAGGCCTTAATGACGCGAAGGTTAAGCGGTTCTGGAGCATACTGAAGCCAGTTGGACCAACTCGGAGCATTGCCTATTGGGAAGGCCAACGATTCGTCTTATTGGCCGAGACCGCAGAGAAGGGGAGGACCTGGCTCGAGCATTTCAAGGGAGAATTTACGGGCAGTCGGTTCTCCTTCAGTTCCGGGATTTTCTTGTGGCTTCCTGCACCACTCTACCCAGAACAATACCCGGCCAATAACACCTTTCTTCGAGAGATCGCGAAGAAACTAGGGCAGCACAGTGTTGATGTCCTCGTGAAGGTCATCAAGTCGAGCCAAGAAGGTTTTCCCGTCGTGTTTGGATTTGATGTTGGCCAGGACTCTGTTCTAGCCGGTGCCTGGTCGTTGCCACTGAACCATTCGATCCCTCACCACAATGCTCGTTCGTCGCTAACTCGAGGCTTTCGCTCCGGAAAGATTCCTCCGGCTGTCATTGCCAGACGATATTTAGCGTCGCCCGGTGTCTTGGAAAAGCGAAGAGTCCAGCGGTGTGATCGGGCATGGATCCATGCCCGAGGAGGCGATGCGAAGGCAGCTCGCCACGTGCACAAGCGGATCATGCTCATTGGCTGCGGTGCGCTCGGTTCACAAATCGCAGAGTTGCTTGCACAAGGTGGAGTCGGACGACTGGTGCTTGTGGATCACGATACACTGTCATGGGACAATGTAGGGAGGCATATCCTTGGTGGTCCGGGCCAGGTTGGAACGAACAAGGCTGAGGCGATCGGCAAGGAACTGCAACAGCGGTTTCCGGAGTTGGATATCGTCGCGGCTGGTCGTCGATGGCAAGACGTGTATCAGCAGAAGGAGCAACTCTTTAGGGAATGCGATGTCATCGTGTCGACGACAGGAGATTGGGCTTCCGAGGCTGCCTTGAATCTGCTTGCTAGACGGAGTCCGCACTTTCCTCCCGTGGTCTTCGGATGGAGCGAGGCCTACGCCTGTGCTGGCCACGCGGTGGCGGTGCTTGATATGGGGGGCTGCCTCACATGTGGAATGGATGGATTAGGCACCTTTCAGCACTCGCCCATCTCATGGTCCGTGACGCCGATACCGCAACGAGAACCAGGCTGCGGCGGATTTTTTCAACCGTTTGGTTCTATCGCAACAAATCCCATCAACGCCATGATTGCTTCGACTGCCCTGGATGTGCTTGAAGGAACAATCGCACGATCCCACCACCGACTCTGGGTTGGTTCTTCGGAAGCTTTGACCAGCCATGGTGCCCAATGGAGCGAAGCCTGGATCGCCCGGTATGGCGAGATAGGCACAGGTGAACGAGTCTACCGTTTAGCGTGGCCAGTACAGGAGCACTGTCCTTTATGCCAAAAATGA
- a CDS encoding patatin-like phospholipase family protein yields the protein MRGLYTAVLLQTLAARFGRSRDVASLDIGKGFDLITGTSTGGILACGLAKGVPMEQLITLYRQFGPKIFIDPMPSTFASLVRWGWRNASKASCDVETLKQALWEFFGDLTLEQVFKLRKVALCIPTVNMGNQKSWVFKTPHLANKRRDDKYRLVDLCLATSAAPMFLPIAKIPDPDDPAHARTFVDGGLWANNPVLVGLIEALETAAPGQPVEILSVGTCAPPEGEPIKKNATSWGIVEWQFGSRALSVALDAQSSGYQFMAEFLAKHLTRPCTVIRLPQSPPSPSQVAHLALDKATEEALDVLSELGKTDADLAYRLTQRVGDRQGECLNGLFHDMPAILPSK from the coding sequence ATGCGGGGACTCTACACAGCGGTCTTGCTGCAGACTTTGGCGGCTCGGTTCGGGCGCTCACGCGATGTCGCGTCCTTGGATATCGGCAAAGGATTTGATCTGATCACTGGAACCAGTACGGGGGGAATCCTGGCATGTGGGCTTGCCAAGGGAGTTCCAATGGAGCAGCTGATCACCCTTTATCGACAGTTTGGACCGAAGATCTTTATCGATCCAATGCCGTCAACGTTTGCGAGCCTCGTCAGGTGGGGGTGGAGGAATGCCTCGAAGGCCTCATGCGACGTAGAGACGTTGAAACAGGCGTTGTGGGAGTTTTTTGGCGATCTCACGCTTGAGCAAGTTTTCAAGTTGCGGAAGGTTGCGCTTTGTATTCCCACGGTCAATATGGGGAATCAGAAAAGCTGGGTCTTTAAGACGCCTCATCTGGCGAACAAGCGGAGAGATGACAAATATCGGCTGGTTGATCTATGTCTGGCTACGAGCGCCGCTCCCATGTTTTTGCCGATCGCCAAGATTCCTGATCCGGACGATCCTGCCCATGCCCGTACTTTTGTTGATGGTGGTCTATGGGCCAACAACCCAGTGCTCGTTGGCTTGATAGAAGCACTCGAGACGGCAGCCCCAGGACAACCGGTGGAGATTTTATCGGTCGGCACCTGTGCACCTCCCGAGGGAGAGCCAATCAAGAAAAATGCTACCTCCTGGGGGATTGTGGAATGGCAGTTTGGATCACGAGCCCTGTCAGTCGCTCTTGACGCACAGTCTTCCGGGTACCAGTTCATGGCGGAATTTCTTGCCAAACACCTCACTCGGCCCTGTACCGTCATCCGTCTTCCGCAGTCCCCTCCGTCCCCGTCCCAGGTGGCCCATCTCGCTTTGGACAAGGCCACGGAAGAGGCTCTCGATGTGTTAAGCGAACTGGGTAAGACAGATGCCGACCTCGCGTACCGGCTGACACAGAGAGTGGGAGATCGCCAGGGAGAGTGTTTGAACGGCCTGTTTCATGACATGCCAGCCATTTTACCGTCGAAATGA
- a CDS encoding vitamin B12-dependent ribonucleotide reductase produces the protein MRIERRFTTRGQSPYEGLAFVKRSSEIRNPDGSTVFKLDQIDVPEHWTQLAIDILAQKYFRKAGVPQVHADGKPVLDQAGKPVLGGERDARQVFERLAGCWTFWGKNHGYFKTPEDATVFHDELCYMLAHQMAAPNSPQWFNTGLHYAYGLSGPAQGHFYVDPKLGEVVKATNAFEHPQPHACFIQSIEDDLVNENGIMDLWVREARLFKYGSGTGTNFSRLRGDGESLSGGGRSSGLMSFLKIGDRAAGAIKSGGTTRRAAKMVCLDLDHPDIEEFIDWKVVEEQKVAAMVTGSKICAQRLNSVLKACVTAEGTVELDMKKNQALRDAVAAARRDMVPEAYIHRMFDYAKQGYTHFVFHEYDTNWDGKAYQTVSGQNSNNSVRIPNGFFDALERDGDWELRRRTDGKVSKTVKARELWDKIAWAAWTCADPGTQYDTTINEWHTCPNDGRINASNPCSEYMFLDDTACNLASLNLAKFYNAEGEFDLESFRHAVRIWTIVLEISVLMASFPSRAIAQKSYEFRTLGLGYANLGTILMKQSVPYDSPKATAICGAITAIMTGESYATSAEMAAEIGPFPGYVSNREAMLRVIRNHRRAAYSAPADDYEGLTIKPMSIQPEHCPPALLLAARRAWDRALELGTAYGFRNAQVTVIAPTGTIGLVMDCDTTGIEPDFALVKFKKLAGGGYFKIINQSLPPALSALGYTDQQIRDIVAYCVGHQTLKGAPFINHEVLRQKGFDDAALERLEGSLAQAFEIQFAFNKFTLGEEFCRENLHISDAQLVDPTFNMLKFLGFTQEEVAAANDYCCGTMTVEGAPHLKVEHLPIFDCANRCGRIGQRSIAVDAHIRMMAAAQPFISGAISKTINMPADATLEDVKSAYLFAWKSMVKAVALYRDGSKLSQPLNASSDSGKAAEVAPTVASVAEKVAERVLVRYLAKRRPLPARRSGYTQKAIVGGHKVYLRTGEYEDGTLGEIFLDMHKEGAAFRSLMNNFAIAISLGLQHGVPLEEFVEAFVFTRFEPNGPVKLNDRIKMATSIIDYIFRELAITYLERKDLSQVQEDDLRMDSMKKDEQDPECVEEEADMSALAKASILTEHLPVRRNGLHGGNGHSRRQGNGNGSVAHKLELKRETLTVTSVRQEAREKGYEGDPCQNCKQFTLVRNGTCLKCMSCGETSGCS, from the coding sequence GTGAGAATTGAACGAAGATTCACCACGCGTGGGCAGAGCCCCTATGAGGGTCTTGCGTTCGTAAAACGTTCCTCGGAGATCCGGAATCCCGATGGATCGACGGTCTTCAAGTTGGATCAGATCGACGTGCCGGAACATTGGACGCAGTTGGCGATCGATATTCTGGCGCAGAAGTACTTCCGCAAAGCCGGTGTCCCGCAGGTCCATGCGGACGGGAAGCCGGTGTTGGATCAGGCCGGCAAGCCGGTCTTGGGCGGAGAACGGGATGCGCGCCAGGTGTTCGAGCGGCTGGCGGGCTGCTGGACCTTCTGGGGCAAGAACCACGGCTATTTCAAGACGCCCGAGGATGCCACGGTCTTTCACGATGAGCTTTGCTACATGTTGGCCCACCAGATGGCCGCTCCCAACAGTCCTCAGTGGTTCAATACGGGGCTGCACTATGCCTACGGACTGTCGGGCCCGGCGCAAGGCCATTTTTATGTCGATCCCAAGCTCGGCGAGGTGGTCAAGGCTACCAACGCCTTCGAACATCCCCAGCCGCATGCTTGCTTCATCCAGTCCATCGAGGACGACCTGGTCAACGAGAACGGCATCATGGACCTGTGGGTCCGTGAGGCCCGGTTGTTCAAGTATGGGTCCGGCACCGGGACGAATTTCTCGCGCTTGCGGGGCGACGGCGAGTCTCTCTCCGGCGGCGGACGTTCCTCCGGCTTGATGTCCTTCCTCAAAATCGGCGATCGCGCCGCCGGCGCCATCAAGTCCGGCGGAACCACCAGGCGCGCGGCCAAGATGGTCTGCCTGGACCTCGACCATCCCGACATCGAAGAGTTCATCGATTGGAAGGTGGTGGAGGAACAGAAGGTGGCCGCCATGGTCACCGGGTCGAAGATCTGCGCTCAGCGCCTCAACAGCGTGCTCAAGGCCTGCGTGACGGCGGAGGGCACGGTCGAATTGGACATGAAGAAGAACCAGGCCTTGCGGGATGCCGTGGCGGCGGCGCGCCGCGACATGGTGCCGGAGGCCTACATCCACCGCATGTTTGATTATGCAAAGCAGGGCTACACCCACTTCGTGTTCCATGAATACGACACCAATTGGGACGGCAAGGCCTACCAGACCGTCTCGGGGCAAAACTCGAACAACAGCGTGCGGATTCCCAACGGCTTTTTCGACGCGCTGGAGCGGGACGGTGACTGGGAGTTGCGGCGCCGCACCGACGGCAAGGTCAGCAAGACGGTCAAGGCGCGCGAGTTGTGGGACAAGATCGCTTGGGCGGCCTGGACCTGCGCCGACCCCGGCACCCAATACGACACCACGATCAACGAATGGCACACCTGTCCGAATGACGGCCGGATCAACGCGTCCAATCCCTGTTCCGAATACATGTTCCTGGACGACACGGCCTGTAACCTGGCGTCGCTCAACCTCGCCAAGTTTTACAACGCGGAAGGCGAGTTCGACTTGGAGTCGTTCCGCCATGCCGTGCGCATCTGGACCATCGTGCTCGAGATCAGCGTGTTGATGGCGTCGTTCCCGAGCCGCGCCATCGCGCAAAAGAGTTACGAGTTCCGGACGCTCGGCCTGGGTTATGCCAATCTCGGCACCATCCTGATGAAACAGAGCGTGCCTTACGATTCGCCCAAGGCGACCGCGATTTGCGGCGCCATCACGGCGATCATGACCGGCGAATCCTATGCGACCTCGGCCGAAATGGCGGCGGAGATCGGCCCATTCCCTGGCTACGTCAGCAACCGTGAGGCGATGTTGCGCGTCATTCGCAACCACCGGCGTGCCGCCTACAGCGCGCCCGCCGATGACTATGAGGGCTTGACGATCAAGCCCATGTCGATCCAACCGGAGCATTGTCCTCCGGCCCTGTTGCTGGCGGCCCGGCGAGCCTGGGATCGAGCCCTGGAATTGGGGACTGCCTATGGGTTCCGGAATGCCCAGGTGACGGTCATTGCTCCGACCGGCACGATTGGCTTGGTGATGGACTGCGACACCACCGGTATCGAACCGGACTTCGCGTTGGTGAAGTTCAAGAAGCTGGCGGGCGGCGGGTACTTCAAGATCATCAACCAGAGCCTGCCCCCGGCCTTGTCGGCCTTGGGTTATACCGACCAACAGATTCGGGATATCGTCGCCTATTGCGTCGGTCATCAGACCTTGAAGGGTGCGCCCTTCATCAACCATGAGGTGTTGCGGCAAAAGGGGTTCGACGATGCGGCGCTGGAGCGACTGGAAGGCTCGCTGGCGCAGGCGTTCGAGATCCAGTTCGCCTTCAACAAATTCACCCTCGGTGAGGAGTTCTGCCGGGAGAATTTGCACATCAGCGATGCGCAATTGGTCGACCCCACCTTCAACATGCTCAAGTTCCTGGGCTTCACGCAGGAGGAGGTGGCGGCCGCCAATGACTATTGCTGCGGTACCATGACGGTGGAGGGGGCGCCTCACCTCAAAGTCGAGCACCTGCCCATTTTCGATTGCGCGAACCGGTGCGGGCGAATCGGGCAACGCTCGATCGCCGTGGATGCGCACATCCGCATGATGGCCGCGGCTCAGCCCTTTATCAGCGGCGCGATCAGCAAGACCATCAATATGCCGGCGGATGCCACCTTAGAGGACGTGAAGTCGGCCTATCTCTTCGCCTGGAAGAGTATGGTCAAGGCGGTAGCGCTGTACCGCGACGGTTCCAAACTCAGCCAGCCGTTGAATGCGTCCTCGGACAGCGGCAAGGCGGCGGAGGTGGCGCCGACGGTCGCCAGCGTGGCGGAAAAAGTCGCCGAACGCGTGTTGGTGCGGTACCTGGCCAAACGACGACCGTTGCCGGCCAGGCGCAGCGGCTACACGCAGAAAGCCATCGTGGGCGGCCACAAGGTCTACCTGCGGACCGGTGAATACGAAGACGGCACGCTCGGCGAGATCTTCCTCGACATGCACAAGGAAGGGGCGGCGTTCCGCAGCTTGATGAACAACTTCGCCATCGCCATCTCGCTCGGCCTGCAGCACGGCGTGCCGTTGGAGGAATTCGTGGAGGCCTTCGTCTTCACGCGATTCGAGCCGAACGGGCCGGTCAAATTGAACGATCGGATCAAGATGGCCACGTCGATCATCGACTACATCTTCCGCGAGTTGGCGATCACCTATCTCGAACGGAAGGACCTGTCGCAGGTGCAGGAAGACGACCTGCGGATGGATTCGATGAAGAAGGACGAGCAGGACCCGGAGTGCGTCGAGGAGGAGGCGGACATGAGCGCGCTCGCAAAGGCCTCGATCCTCACCGAGCACCTGCCGGTCCGCCGGAACGGACTGCACGGCGGCAATGGCCATAGCCGCCGGCAGGGTAATGGGAACGGCAGCGTCGCCCACAAACTGGAGCTGAAGCGGGAAACTCTGACCGTCACCTCGGTGCGTCAGGAAGCCAGGGAGAAGGGCTACGAGGGCGACCCCTGTCAGAATTGTAAGCAGTTCACGCTCGTGCGTAACGGAACCTGCCTGAAGTGCATGAGCTGCGGCGAGACGAGCGGCTGCTCGTAG
- a CDS encoding DUF4359 domain-containing protein, with product MRTGTLAAVTASLAVAVGLAATNPTMEAYLRFIEVRLAAELDKMDQSAPRGDRDLIKQVVRAQGGKLIEGLVRPKTVRTNFGLLSLFETNVLDQSVLVLGVGGQFVPVHGVEEATLKVGRLAF from the coding sequence ATGAGGACAGGGACATTGGCCGCGGTGACGGCAAGCTTGGCCGTGGCGGTGGGGCTGGCCGCGACGAATCCCACGATGGAGGCCTATCTACGCTTTATCGAGGTGCGACTGGCGGCGGAACTCGACAAGATGGATCAGTCGGCTCCGCGCGGCGACCGTGATTTGATCAAGCAGGTCGTGCGCGCGCAGGGCGGCAAGTTGATCGAGGGGCTTGTGCGGCCCAAGACGGTGCGAACGAATTTCGGGCTCCTCAGCCTGTTCGAGACGAATGTGCTGGACCAATCGGTGCTGGTGTTGGGCGTCGGCGGCCAGTTCGTACCGGTACACGGGGTCGAGGAGGCGACGCTGAAGGTCGGTCGGCTGGCTTTCTGA
- a CDS encoding BrnT family toxin: protein MLGLSFTLRILIVCHCYRERDSVIRIISARKATRQEGEHYKR, encoded by the coding sequence ATGCTGGGCCTGAGTTTTACGTTGCGTATTCTGATTGTGTGTCACTGTTATCGGGAGCGAGACTCCGTCATCCGGATTATTTCAGCCAGAAAAGCGACACGACAGGAGGGCGAGCATTATAAGAGGTGA
- a CDS encoding MFS transporter, translating into MSRTTLRALSTPRLGTMLPLGFASGLPLALTGATLQAWLTEEGLDLATIGLFAYVGLPYTLKFLWAPVMDRIVPPWLGHRRGWMIMTQSGLALALATMALVGPSGSAQLFAALALGVAFLSASQDIVFDAYRTDLLKPDERGLGAATWVMGYRIAMITSGSLALIVAARLGWSSAYLCMAGLMALGVLTILLIPEPEAARSAPQSMAEAVWGPLAEFLSRPMAWALLGLVVLYKLGDAFAGALTTSFLLRGMQFSSEDIGVVRAFGIGATILGAFIGGGLMPRLGLYRSLLLFGILQALSNLSFLWLAWAGKNYAVMAFTVGFENLTGGMGTAAFVALVMSLCNHRYTATQFALLSSVEALGRVFLGWPAAKLVGVAGWGPFFFVTVLAALPGLWLLWVLRRPVAQHAEMNEGKSEASVSC; encoded by the coding sequence ATGAGCCGGACGACCCTCCGCGCGCTGTCGACTCCGCGACTCGGGACCATGTTGCCCCTGGGGTTCGCCTCGGGGCTCCCGTTGGCCCTCACGGGCGCCACCCTCCAAGCCTGGCTGACCGAGGAGGGGCTGGACCTTGCGACGATCGGCCTGTTCGCTTACGTTGGGCTTCCCTACACGTTGAAATTTCTGTGGGCCCCCGTGATGGATCGGATCGTGCCGCCCTGGCTTGGCCACCGTCGCGGCTGGATGATCATGACCCAGAGCGGACTGGCCTTGGCGCTGGCAACGATGGCGCTCGTCGGCCCGTCGGGAAGCGCCCAGCTCTTTGCGGCGCTGGCCTTGGGGGTCGCTTTTCTCTCGGCCTCGCAAGACATCGTCTTCGACGCCTACCGCACGGATCTGTTGAAGCCGGACGAACGGGGGTTGGGTGCCGCCACCTGGGTGATGGGGTATCGCATTGCCATGATTACGTCCGGCTCGTTGGCGCTGATCGTGGCGGCCCGCTTGGGCTGGTCCTCCGCCTATCTCTGCATGGCCGGGCTGATGGCGCTCGGGGTACTGACCATCCTCCTGATTCCCGAACCGGAGGCGGCGCGATCCGCGCCGCAGTCGATGGCGGAGGCGGTGTGGGGGCCCCTGGCGGAATTCCTGTCGCGCCCCATGGCCTGGGCGTTGTTGGGGTTGGTTGTGCTGTACAAACTCGGTGATGCCTTTGCCGGGGCCTTGACCACGTCGTTCCTGCTTCGCGGTATGCAGTTTTCTTCGGAGGACATTGGGGTAGTCCGGGCCTTCGGGATCGGAGCGACGATCCTGGGCGCCTTCATCGGCGGCGGCCTCATGCCGCGGCTGGGACTGTATCGCTCGCTGCTGCTGTTCGGAATCCTGCAGGCGTTGTCGAACCTCTCGTTTCTCTGGCTGGCCTGGGCTGGGAAGAATTACGCCGTCATGGCCTTTACGGTCGGATTCGAAAATTTGACCGGCGGCATGGGGACCGCGGCCTTTGTGGCGCTGGTCATGTCGCTCTGCAACCATCGCTACACGGCGACCCAGTTCGCCCTGCTCTCTTCTGTGGAAGCCCTCGGACGGGTCTTTCTCGGCTGGCCGGCGGCCAAGCTGGTCGGGGTCGCCGGATGGGGGCCTTTCTTCTTCGTGACCGTTCTCGCCGCGCTGCCGGGGTTATGGCTGTTGTGGGTACTTCGCAGGCCAGTAGCCCAGCATGCGGAGATGAATGAGGGGAAGAGTGAAGCGAGTGTGTCTTGCTGA
- a CDS encoding formate/nitrite transporter family protein, with protein MLGDRGPRGADPCDVDHVTTESTTPSTVSVADAYPPPEIAARVCKVGLAKVSTPLSTMVGLAVLAGAFISLGALFYTVTVTTGPGAAAPPFGLLRLAGGLTFSLGLVLVVVGGAELFTGNNLIAMAWAAGCVQTHQVVRNWCWVYLGNLLGAVGTAALVWSAGVQTLGDGAVGETLVKIARSKIALDPVQAVARGILCNVLVCLAVWLCMGARSVADKILAIVLPISAFVACGFEHSVANMFFLPLGLVLAAGSAASLSVAGALVNLGLVTLGNIIGGTLLVALVYWFVYLRTDAPVR; from the coding sequence ATGCTCGGCGACCGGGGTCCGCGCGGCGCCGATCCATGCGATGTTGATCACGTGACGACGGAATCCACTACGCCTTCCACTGTGTCCGTCGCCGACGCCTATCCTCCTCCCGAGATCGCCGCGCGTGTCTGTAAGGTCGGTTTGGCCAAGGTCAGCACGCCCCTCTCCACGATGGTCGGCTTGGCCGTCCTAGCCGGTGCCTTTATTTCGCTGGGCGCGCTGTTCTATACCGTGACCGTGACGACGGGACCGGGGGCGGCGGCTCCGCCCTTCGGGCTGCTGCGGTTGGCCGGGGGCCTGACCTTCAGCCTCGGCCTGGTGCTGGTGGTCGTGGGCGGGGCGGAACTCTTCACCGGCAACAACCTCATTGCCATGGCCTGGGCCGCCGGCTGCGTTCAGACCCATCAGGTGGTTCGGAATTGGTGTTGGGTCTATCTGGGGAACTTGCTGGGGGCTGTCGGCACTGCGGCACTTGTCTGGTCGGCCGGGGTGCAGACGTTGGGCGACGGGGCGGTGGGCGAGACCTTGGTGAAGATTGCGCGCAGCAAGATCGCGCTCGATCCCGTTCAGGCGGTGGCGCGCGGCATTCTCTGCAATGTGCTGGTCTGTCTGGCTGTCTGGCTCTGCATGGGGGCGCGGAGCGTGGCGGACAAGATTTTGGCCATCGTCCTGCCGATCAGCGCCTTTGTGGCCTGCGGTTTCGAACATTCGGTCGCCAACATGTTTTTCCTGCCGTTGGGCCTCGTCCTGGCCGCCGGGAGCGCGGCATCCCTGTCGGTTGCGGGCGCGCTTGTGAATCTTGGGCTCGTCACGCTCGGCAACATCATCGGCGGGACCCTGCTGGTGGCGCTCGTGTATTGGTTTGTGTACCTGAGGACGGACGCCCCAGTGCGATGA